One Oncorhynchus nerka isolate Pitt River linkage group LG5, Oner_Uvic_2.0, whole genome shotgun sequence genomic window carries:
- the LOC135571828 gene encoding G-protein coupled bile acid receptor 1-like, whose protein sequence is MDDLANDSALRPLLSEARLIYAITVPLSTAIILANLVIILGISCNRQLYNTPNYFFLSLLVADLCTGVALPFIPWMGLNRPLSFSSCLLVHIFPNFLFLAFLFNLVIVHYERYMCIVSPLHYSSFWVHRYFPLVLLAVWAPPLLYASLPAFGWNNRAGPGWNGCCSFNDTGAPGAPVNCSTVVAAVAAPGGSECCSYRRVFPNAFIYLEVYGLLAPAILSIAGMMGRVLWITRGQMKDICRLHRSVATRGGGQASEREQRLNLRYTRCVAAVSLTFLACWVPYIIYIHVCVAFLLSKETRGNSTTHIVLSCTGIGSMAVMPLVLGLANRQYTDPVRKLLHKLRDRWRRRQDSEDMAL, encoded by the coding sequence ATGGATGACCTGGCCAATGACTCTGCTCTGCGGCCGCTGCTGTCGGAGGCACGTCTCATCTACGCCATCACCGTGCCCCTGTCTACCGCCATCATCCTGGCCAACCTGGTCATCATCCTGGGCATTTCCTGTAACCGTCAGCTCTACAACACCCCAAACTACTTCTTCCTGAGCCTGCTAGTGGCTGACCTGTGTACGGGCGTGGCCCTGCCGTTCATCCCCTGGATGGGACTCAACCGTCCGCTGAGTTTTAGCTCCTGTCTCCTGGTTCATATTTTTCCTAATTTCTTGTTCCTGGCGTTCCTGTTTAACCTGGTGATAGTTCATTATGAGAGGTACATGTGCATCGTGAGTCCGTTACATTATAGTAGCTTCTGGGTTCACCGCTACTTCCCGCTGGTGCTGCTCGCCGTGTGGGCGCCGCCACTGCTCTACGCCTCCCTGCCCGCCTTCGGCTGGAACAACCGGGCCGGCCCAGGGTGGAACGGCTGCTGCTCGTTTAACGACACGGGCGCGCCGGGTGCGCCGGTGAACTGTTCCACCGTGGTGGCAGCGGTAGCGGCGCCGGGCGGCTCTGAGTGCTGCTCTTACAGACGGGTCTTCCCCAACGCCTTCATCTACCTCGAGGTGTACGGGCTGCTGGCGCCTGCCATCCTGTCCATCGCGGGCATGATGGGACGTGTGCTGTGGATCACCCGGGGCCAGATGAAGGACATCTGCCGGCTGCACCGCTCCGTGGCGACTAGGGGGGGCGGTCAGGCCTCGGAACGGGAGCAGCGGCTCAACCTCCGCTACACGCGGTGCGTGGCCGCCGTGTCGCTGACCTTCCTGGCCTGCTGGGTGCCCTACATCATCTACATACACGTCTGCGTGGCGTTTCTGCTCAGCAAGGAGACGCGCGGGAACTCCACCACACACATCGTGCTGTCGTGCACGGGGATCGGGAGCATGGCAGTGATGccgctggtcctggggctggccaACAGGCAGTACACGGACCCGGTGAGGAAACTCCTCCATAAActcagagacagatggaggaggagacaggactcTGAGGATATGGCTCTCTGA